The Arachis hypogaea cultivar Tifrunner chromosome 14, arahy.Tifrunner.gnm2.J5K5, whole genome shotgun sequence genome has a segment encoding these proteins:
- the LOC112744621 gene encoding COBRA-like protein 1 yields the protein MMMRFSLIEHKALHTCYCFVFLFLLSFSSSEAYDALDPNGNITIKWDVIRWTPDGYVAVVTINNFQQYRHISAPGWSLTWAWRAGKEVIWNIKGAMTTEQGNCSRLFKGISLPHSCKKNPTVVDLLPNTPYNQKLPNCCKGGVLTSWTQDPTNSVASFQLTVGHAGTTNRTVQVPRNFTFYAPGLGYTCGPAKIVRPTMFISPDKRRVTQAIMTWNVTCTYSHFLAQESTPTCCVSLSTFYNDTTVPCPTCSCACKHSNSTCVKTDTGKNPSVECSNHMCPISVHWHLNLNNKNYWRVNVTISNLNYRMNYSDWNMVIQHPNFNNNLTQVFGLKYKLFTPLDGIHLAMVWGIKFYNNVLIEAGNVEFEVLFRKDNNSSLSLKKDWGFPLRIYFNGDQCVMPPPDAYPWLPNYA from the exons ATGATGATGCGGTTCTCTTTGATAGAGCACAAAGCACTTCATACTTGCTATTGCTTTGTGTTCTTATTCCTACTTTCCTTCTCTTCATCAG AAGCTTATGATGCACTTGACCCAAATGGAAATATCACAATCAAATGGGATGTTATTAGATGGACACCTGATGGTTATGTT GCTGTTGTTACAATAAACAACTTCCAACAATATCGCCATATCTCTGCACCTGGCTGGTCATTAACATGGGCATGGCGGGCCGGCAAAGAGGTTATATGGAACATCAAGGGAGCCATGACCACTGAACAAGGAAACTGTTCAAGGTTATTTAAGGGAATAAGCCTCCCACATTCTTGTAAAAAGAATCCAACAGTTGTGGATTTACTTCCCAACACACCTTACAACCAAAAACTTCCAAATTGTTGCAAAGGTGGAGTGCTTACTTCATGGACTCAGGATCCAACCAATTCGGTTGCATCATTTCAACTCACTGTTGGTCATGCTGGAACCACCAACCGAACCGTCCAAGTACCAAGGAACTTCACCTTCTATGCACCCGGTTTGGGTTATACTTGCGGCCCGGCCAAGATTGTTAGACCAACGATGTTTATTTCACCAGACAAAAGGAGAGTCACCCAAGCAATAA TGACATGGAATGTGACATGCACGTATTCACATTTTCTAGCTCAAGAATCTACTCCCACTTGCTGTGTCTCCCTCTCAACGTTTTATAATGATACTACAGTGCCTTGCCCAACATGTTCATGTGCCTGCAAGCACAGCAACTCAACCTGTGTCAA AACAGATACCGGAAAGAATCCTTCAGTTGAATGTAGTAATCATATGTGTCCAATCAGTGTCCACTGGCACCTTAATCTTAATAACAAGAACTACTGGCGTGTGAATGTTACTATTTCCAATCTCAATTATAGGATGAATTATTCAGATTGGAACATGGTTATTCAACACCCTAATTTCAACAATAATCTCACTCAAGTTTTCGGATTAAAGTACAAGTTATTTACTCCTCTAG ATGGTATTCATCTGGCTATGGTTTGGGGAATTAAGTTCTACAATAATGTTCTCATTGAAGCTGGTAATGTAGAATTTGAGGTACTATTTAGAAAGGATAATAACTCAAGTTTGAGTTTGAAGAAAGATTGGGGTTTCCCTCTAAGGATCTATTTTAATGGTGACCAGTGTGTAATGCCACCACCTGATGCTTATCCATGGTTGCCTAATTATGCTTGA
- the LOC112744625 gene encoding protein COBRA, producing MMGFFFSLMSHHKAVPTCFVFFFLLSCTCFTSTEAYDALDPNGNITIKWDIISWTPDGYVAVVTMNNFQQYRHIAAPGWSMGWTWAKKEVIWSMMGGQTTEQGDCSKFKGNPPHCCKKDPTVVDLLPGTPYNQQIANCCKGGVLSSWAQDPTNAVASFQVSVGRAGTTNRTVKVPKNFTLKAPGPGYTCGPAKIVPPTKFIQSDKRRVTQALMTWNVTCTYSQFLAQKTPTCCVSLSSFYNDTIVPCPTCACGCQSNSSCVNANTPHLASVVAGKNNFSPLVQCTSHMCPVRVHWHVKLNYKEYWRVKVTVTNFNYRMNYSEWNLVVQHPNFDNLTQLFSFNYKSLTPYGNINDTAMLWGVKFYNDFLNEAGPNGNVQSELLFRKDKSTFTFEKGWAFPRRIYFNGDNCVMPPPDAYPWLPNAGSQKEVSLLVLVLAYLVSLVFYACA from the exons ATGATGGGCTTCTTCTTCTCTTTGATGTCACACCACAAAGCTGTTCCCACTTGCTTTGTGTTCTTCTTCCTGCTTTCTTGCACCTGCTTCACTTCAACAG AAGCTTACGATGCACTTGACCCAAATGGAAACATCACAATCAAATGGGATATCATAAGCTGGACACCTGATGGTTATGTT GCTGTTGTTACAATGAACAACTTCCAACAATATCGGCATATTGCAGCACCTGGCTGGTCAATGGGATGGACATGGGCGAAGAAGGAGGTTATATGGAGCATGATGGGAGGACAGACCACTGAACAAGGAGATTGTTCAAAGTTTAAGGGAAACCCTCCACATTGCTGTAAGAAGGATCCGACCGTTGTGGATTTACTTCCCGGCACACCTTACAACCAGCAAATAGCAAATTGCTGCAAAGGTGGAGTACTTAGCTCATGGGCCCAGGATCCGACCAACGCAGTCGCATCGTTTCAAGTCAGTGTTGGTAGAGCTGGAACCACCAACAGAACTGTCAAAGTGCCAAAAAATTTCACCTTGAAAGCACCCGGTCCGGGCTATACTTGCGGGCCAGCAAAAATTGTGCCACCAACAAAGTTCATTCAATCAGACAAAAGAAGAGTGACCCAAGCACTCA TGACATGGAACGTGACATGCACATATTCGCAGTTTCTAGCCCAGAAAACTCCCACTTGCTGTGTCTCTCTCTCGTCGTTCTATAATGATACTATTGTGCCTTGCCCAACATGTGCATGTGGCTGCCAGAGCAACTCATCTTGTGTAAA TGCAAATACGCCACATTTGGCATCGGTCGTTGCTGGAAAGAATAACTTTTCTCCTTTAGTTCAATGCACTAGCCATATGTGTCCGGTTAGAGTCCACTGGCATGTTAAGCTTAACTACAAGGAGTACTGGCGCGTGAAGGTCACGGTTACTAATTTCAATTACAGGATGAATTATTCAGAGTGGAACTTAGTTGTTCAACACCCGAACTTTGATAATCTGACTCAACTTTTCAGTTTCAACTACAAGTCATTAACTCCTTATGGTAACATAA ATGATACTGCTATGCTTTGGGGAGTTAAGTTCTATAATGATTTTCTCAATGAAGCTGGGCCTAATGGTAATGTACAATCAGAGCTGCTCTTCAGAAAGGATAAGTCAACTTTCACTTTCGAGAAAGGTTGGGCTTTCCCTCGAAGGATCTATTTCAATGGCGACAACTGCGTGATGCCACCACCGGATGCTTATCCATGGTTGCCTAATGCTGGTTCTCAAAAGGAAGTTTCCTTGCTTGTATTAGTGTTGGCTTATTTGGTATCCTTGGTCTTTTACGCATGTGCTTGA